One window of Biomphalaria glabrata chromosome 6, xgBioGlab47.1, whole genome shotgun sequence genomic DNA carries:
- the LOC129927024 gene encoding uncharacterized protein LOC129927024, with amino-acid sequence MIKKHIVTVTTTDYVQTRVNAEMKKRSAYNVTGVISYNGKVIEGECQCAGGCKPACCKHFFGLLSALEDYSRKEMYAAPTDKIQTWHQPAPKAILPQKTKDSFSCDKTGLQNFDTSVSMSALAALPQNTPIFSVLQADPKRLTSDIIFYDRTIPLPSIFF; translated from the exons ATGATAAAGAAACACATTGTGACTGTCACTACGACTGACTACGTTCAGACTCGAGTCAATGCCGAGATGAAGAAACGTTCTGCCTACAATGTTACTGGAGTGATTAGCTACAATGGAAAG GTAATTGAAGGAGAGTGTCAGTGTGCAGGGGGTTGCAAGCCTGcctgttgtaaacatttttttggtcTTCTGTCTGCTCTAGAAGACTATAgcagaaaagaaatgtatgCAGCACCAACAGACAAAATTCAGACATGGCATCAACCTGCACCTAAAGCAATTTTGCCTCAGAAAACGAAGGATAGTTTTAGCTGTGATAAGACTGGTCTACAAAATTTTGATACCAGTGTTTCAATGTCTGCTTTGGCTGCCTTACCTCAGAACACTCCTATATTTTCAGTTCTGCAAGCCGATCCTAAAAGATTAACCTCTGACATTATCTTCTATGACAGAACTATACCATTaccatctatatttttttag
- the LOC129927025 gene encoding THAP domain-containing protein 1-like, producing the protein MGKHCVAFDCNNYEHKKECREKKISFHRFPVNNPKLCKEWVVKLKRKNFTASAHSVICLEHFEEDCFIYQPFSNRRLLKPGAVPTKFSFSKSTPSRKKTKYEFRQPLLPQDTTIEEKTRDVTVQTDKDFITDLLKRVNTLEAGNAFWKKLLS; encoded by the exons ATGGGGAAGCATTGCGTTGCATTTGACTGTAATAATTATGAACATAAAAAAgaatgtagagaaaaaaaaataagttttcatCGTTTTCCTGTGAACAATCCAAAGCTATGTAAAGAATGGGTTGTCAAACTGAAACGAAAAAACTTCACTGCAAGTGCACACTCTGTAATATGTTTAGAGCATTTTGAGGAGGACTGTTTTATTTACCAGCCTTTTTCAA ATCGCAGACTTCTAAAGCCTGGTGCTGTGCCGACCAAGTTTTCTTTTTCCAAAAGTACACCAAGCCGAAAAAAGACTAAATATGAATTTAG ACAACCTCTTTTACCCCAGGACACTACCATTGAGGAGAAGACTAGAGATGTCACTGTGCAAACTGATAAAGACTTTATTACAGATCTTCTAAAGAGGGTAAATACTTTGGAAGCAGGCAATGCCTTCTGGAAGAAGTTGCTCAGTTGA